The nucleotide window CGATGGTGGCGAGCTCCGCGGCGAGGACGCCGGGCGCGCGGTAGGGCGTGTCGATGATGCTCATCCCGATCCGCACCTTCGACGTCTTCGCCGCGAGCCACGGGATGAGCGGCATGCCCTGGAGGAACTCGCCGCGCGAGCTGACCGGCAGGCCCTTGGGGAAGCCCTCGATCATGCCGAAGGAGTACTGCATCTCCTGGGTGTCCGACGTCTCCGGGACGATGATCCGGTCGAGCGTCCAGACGGAGTCGAAGTCGAGGTCCTCGGCCAGCGCGGTGAGGTCCTCGAGTTCCCGCACGGTCACCTTGTCCCGGAAGTTCGGCAGGTAGAGCGCGAGTTTCATGGTGTTTCCCTTCAGCGGGCGGTGAGGGTGGTGCGGATTTCGGTCTTGAGGACCTTGCCGACGGTCGACCGGGGCAGGTCCGGCCAGATCTCGATCTGCTTCGGGGCTTTCACGCTCCCGATGCGGTCCTTGACGAACGCGATCAGCTCGGCACGGTCCAGTTCCCGGCCGGGCCGGAGCTGGACGACGGCGGTGACGCGCTCGCCCCACTTGTCGTCGGGCAGGCCGATCACGGCGCAGTCGCGGACCGCGTCGTGGGCCAGCACCGCCTGTTCGACCTCGGCGGAGTAGACGTTGAACCCGCCGGTGATGACCATGTCCTTGGCGCGGTCGACGATGTGGAGGAAGCCTTCGCCGTCGAGGAACCCGATGTCGCCGGTGTGGTGCCAGCCGTGCGCCGACGCCTCGGCCGAGGCGTCGGGGTTGCGGTAGTAGCCGGCCATCACGAGTGAGCCGCGCACGCAGATCTCACCGCGTTCACCTTGCGGGACGGCGTTTCCGTCGCCGTCGAGGATCGCCACCGTGACCAGCGGCGACGGGCGGCCCGCCGACGCCAGCCGTCCCGTGTGGACAGTCCCGTCCGGACGGCGGTGCTCGGCGGGCGACAGCGTCGAGATCATCATCGGGGCTTCGGACTGGCCGAACAGCTGCGCCATCGGCCCGATCCGGTCGAGGGCTTCGGCCAGCCGCGCCGTCGACATCGGGGCCGCGCCGTACCAGAAGCACTGCAGGGACGAGAGGTCCGTCGTGTCGAGTGCTTCGTGGCCGAGCACCAGGTAGATGAGCGTCGGCGGCAGGAACGTGTGCGTGACGCGGTGGCGTTCGATCAGGGCCAGGAACTCCCCGACGTCGGGTTTGGCCATGATCACGACCTCGCCGCCGCGAGCGAGGACCGGGAAGCAGAGGACGCCGGCCGCGTGCGTCAGCGGCGCCAGGGCCAGGTAGACCGGGCGGCTCTCGAAGGGGTAGCTCATCAGCGTGATCGCCGACATCGTCTCGAGGTTGCGGCCGGTGAGCATGACGCCCTTGGGGCGGCCGGTGGTGCCACCCGTGCCGACGAGGGCGACGACGTCGCCGGGCGGGTCGGCCGCGACCGGCGGGTCTTCGCGGGCGGCGTCGAGCCAGGCGTCGAAGCCGGGCGCGAAGTCGTCGCCGTCGCCGAGGCGGACGAGCGTGGTCAGCTTCGGCAGCTGCGGGGCGATCTTGCGGACGAGGTCCTCGAAGGCGGGCTGGAAGACCAGTGTGGTGCAGTCGAAGAGGTCCAGGAGCTCGGCGTTCTCGCCGGCGGCGTTGCGCGGGTTGATCGGGCACCACACCGCGCCGGCCCGGGAGATGCCGAAGACGCAGGTGAACGCGGTCGGGTCGTTGGCCGAGAGGACGCCGACCTTGTCCCCCGGGGCGACGCCCGAGCGCCGCAACGCGCGGGCGACCGCCTCGGCCAGCTCGACGACCTCGCCGTAACCGCGCGAGACCCCGTCGAGGGTCAAGCAGGGCGCCCCGGGGTCCAGGGAGGCGCCTTTCTCCAGGTAGAAGAACAGAGACATCGTCGTCCCTCCCGACTTCGCCGGCGGCTGGTGAAGACCATGACCGCCATTTGGACGAATGTCAAGATTTTCTTGGACGATTGGTCAGAAAACGGCCGGATGGTATCTTCGGGCCTGTGACCAGCGCAGCCGCCGTGAGGCGCCGGACCCCAGCCGACAAGTTCGAGGACCGCCGCCGGGAACTGGCCGACGCGGCGCTGCTGGCGCTGGCCGACCTCGGCTACGCGCGCACCAGCCTGCGCACGATCGCGGAGCACACGAAGTTCTCCCACGGGCTGCTGCACTACTACTTCGCCGACAAGGTCGAGCTGATCACCTACTGCGTCCGCCGCTACAAGGCGGCGTGCGTCCAGCGCTACGAGGGCGGCGTCGGCGAGGCGGCCACGGCGGCGGAGCTGGCCGCCGCCTGCGCGGACGGCCTGGCCACGGCGCTCGGCGAGGCCCCGCTGATGCACCGCATGTGGTACGACCTGCGCACGCAGTCCCTGTTCGAGCCGGCGTTCCGCGAGGACGTGGCGGAGATCGACGACAGCCTGCGGGACATGATCTGGCGCAACGTGAGCGCGTACGCCGGTCTCGCGGGCGCCGAACCGACCTGCTCCGAGGCCGACGCGTATGCGTTGTTCGACGGGCTGTTCCAGCAGGCCCTGCTGCGCCACCTCGCCGGCGAGGAGACCGCCCTCGACGACCTGCGCCGCGGGGTGCGGGAGCTGTTCCCCCGCCTGGTCGGCTAACTTCCGCCCGAGACGACGATGATGTGCAGGGTCCGCGGCCCGTGCACGCCTTCCACCCGGGTCAGCTCGATGTCGCTGGTGGCACTCGGGCCGCTGATCCAGGTCTGCGGACGGGCCGGGTCCAGCGCGGCCACCGCTTCCGGCACACCCGGCACGATCCGGTCCTCGCGCAGCACGCACACGTGCACGTCCGGCACCAGGCTCAGTGCCCGCCGGCCCTGGCCGGGGCCGTGGTCGAGGACGATCGTGCCGGTGGTCGCGATGCCCAGGGCCGCCGTGGTGACGACGGCGTCGAACTCCGCCAGCTCCGCCGTGGTCGCGGGCGGCGGTGAGCCGCCGACGTCGACCGGGAAACCCGCCGGTACCAGCACCTTCCGCGCCGGCCCCAGCGCCGCGCGGATCGTGTCCGGCAGCTCGGCCGCGGTGCACCGCGTGAGGGTGGCCCGGTAGTCGACCACACGCTCGGCGAACAACTCGACGTCCGCAACCGCCGTGCGGTACCCCCGCGGGACCGCGGCTTCGGTCCGGTCCGCGGTCCGCAGCGCCCCGCGGACGGCCGCCAGGATCTCCTCGCGCGCGGTCATCGCCCGCCCCGCCGCCACCAGGCCCGGAACGACTCCCGCGGCGGCGCGGGCAGATCGCGGCTGTCCGTCCACAGTGCACCCGGCCACGGCAGGCGCGCCAGCGCGCGGCGGCCACCCGGGAGCACGCGCCGCCCGAAGCGGGTCAAGACCCGGTTCGCCGCACCCAGCCCGCGTTCGGCCAGGCCGAGCCGTCGCGCGTCGGACAGCGTCCAGGCCGCCGCCTTCATCGCCACCGCCTCGGGTTTCGGGACGCCGCCGCGGTGCGCGTCGACGACCTGGGACCGCAGGTGCACCAGCACTTCCGGGATGTCGATGCGCACCGGGCACGCCTCGAAGCAGGCGCCGCACAGGCTGGAGGCGTAGGGCAGGGAGTCGGTTTGCTCGTCCACGCCGACGCCCTTGAGCAGCGGGTTGAGGATCGCGCCGATCGGCCCCGGGTAGACCGAGCCGTAGGCGTGCCCGCCGGTGCGTTCGTAGACCGGGCAGACGTTCAGGCACGCCGAGCAGCGGATGCAGCGCAGCGCCTGCCGGCCGACCTCGTCGGCGAGCGCGCGGCTGCGGCCGTTGTCCAGCAGCACCACGTGCATTTCCCGCGGCCCGTCGCCGGGAACCACACCCGACCAGGTCGACGTGTAGGGGTTCATCCGCTCCCCCGTGCTCGACCGCGGCAGGAGCTGGAGGAAGACGTCGAGGTCGGCCCACGTCGGCACGATCTTCTCGATGCCCACCACGGAAACGAGCACCTCGGGCAGGGTCAGGCACATCCGGCCGTTGCCCTCGGACTCGACGACGACGAGGGTGCCGCTCTCGGCGACGGCGAAGTTCGCGCCGGAGACGGCCATCTTCGCCCGTAGGAACTTCTCGCGCAGGTGCAGCCGGGCGGCGCCGGCCAGCTCGGCCGGGTCGTCGGTCAGCCCGTCGGGCGCCGGACGGCCCGCGGCGGCCATCTCGCGGCGGAAGATCTCCCGGATCTCCGCGCGGTTGCGGTGGATCGCCGGCACCAGGATGTGGCTGGGCAGGTCGTCGCCGAGTTGCACGATCAGCTCGGCGAGGTCGGTTTCCCAGGCGGTGACGCCGTGTTCGGCGAGCGCCTCGTTGAGGCCGATCTCCTGGGTCGCCATCGACTTGACCTTGACGACCTCGTCGACACCGTGGTCCCGCGCGATGCGGGCGACGATGTCACAGGCTTCCCGGGCGTCGCGCGCCCAGTGCACGGTGGTCCCCCGCGCCTGCAACGCGGCTTCGAGGGTCAGCAGGTGTTCGTCGAGGCGGCGCAGGGTGTTGTCCTTGATCGCCGCGCCGGCCAGGCGCAGTTCCTCCCACTCGCCCACCTCCCCGACGACGGCGGCGCGCTTGGCGCGGATGGTGCCGGTGGCGTGGGCGAGGTTGCGGCGCAGCTGCGTGTCGGCGAGCGCTTCGCGCGCCGCCGCCGGGAAGGCGGGCATGCCGACGAACGTGGCGCTCACGCGTCCTCCTCGGTCGAAGCCAGCACGTCGGCCAGGTGCAGCACGCGCACCCCGGACCGCTGCCGCGACAGCAGCCCGCCGATGTGCAGCAGGCAGGAGTTGTCGCCCGCGACCAGCACCTCCGCGCCCGTGGCGCGGACGTGCCGCGCCTTGTCCGCGCCCATCGCGGTCGACGTCTCGGCGTTCTTCACCGCGAACGTGCCGCCGAACCCGCAGCACTCCTCCGCCGCGGGCAGCTCGACGAGGTCGATGCCGCGCACCGCGCGCAGCAGCCGCAGCGGCTTGTCGGCGACGCCGAGCATGCGCAGTGAATGGCAGGTCGGGTGGTAGGTGACGCGGTGCGGGAAGGAGGCACCGACGTCGGTCACGCCGAGCACGTCGACGAGGAATTCGCTCAGCTCGTGGACTTTCGGCCCGGTCTCGGCCAGCCGGGGCTCCCCGGCGCGCCGCGCGACCAGGCGGTGCTGGTGCCGGGCCGACCCCGCGCACGAGCCGGACGGCGTGACGACGTGGTCGTACCCGGCGAACGCCTCGGTGAACGTGCGGACCACCGGCACGGCCTCGTCGAGGTAGCCGGTGTTGACCATCGGCTGGCCGCAGCAGGTCTGCGCCTCCGGGAAGTCCGCGTCCACGCCCAGGCGGCGCAGCAGCCGGAACACCGCCTTGCCGGTGTCGGGGAAGAGCGCGTCGTTGATGCAGGTGACGAGCACGGCGACCTTCATGCGCACACCTGCCGTCCGAGAGGTTAAAAGGTTTCAAATTCAGGCGAGGCTGACGCTACTACGACCTATTGTTACGTTTCAAGTCCGCAGCCGTGTCGGCGCTTTGCGGGACGGCTACCGCGGCTTCAGGATCTCCGTGGGCACTCCCATGTTCTCGAGCACCCGTTCCACCGCCAGCCCGACCCGCAGGAAGTCCTCGCCCAGCGGGTCGATCACCAGGCGGCGGACCGTCTCCACGTGCCCCGGCGCCGACGCCGTCAAGTGCGCCAGGCCCGCTTCGGTCAGCGTCGCCGTCGTGAAGCGGCGGCCTTGGCCCGTGCAGACCTCGCGCACCACCCAGCCGCGGTCCTCCAAGCGCGCCACCGCGTGGGAGATCCGGGGCAGCGAACCGTTGGCCATCTCCGCGATCTCGCTCATCCGCAGGCTCTGTCCGGGCACGGCCGACAACCGGGCCAGGATCATGTAGCCCAGCAGCGTCAGGTCGGCGTCGCGCAGCAGCTGGCTCTCCAGCGTGCCCGGGAGCGTGAGCAGGATCTTCGCCAGGTTGATCCACGCATGCCGCTCGTCTTCGTCCAGCCAGCGGACCTGTTCTTCGTCGGACACGCCTTGACTTTAACACGCAACCCAACCTACCTTTTGGGTTGAACACGCAACCCAAGGAGGAGCGATGTCCCCCACGCCCAAGACCGCCATCCGGCTCGGCTTTGCCCTGCTGGCCGCCGCCGTGGCGAACACCGTCATCGCGCTCGCGGCGACGGCCCTCGACGACGGCGGGATCCACATGGGCCTGTCCCCCGCGATCTACCTGCCCTTCACCGCCGTCGGGCTGCTGCTGGGCGCGGTCGGCTGGTTCGTGCTCGCCCGCACGGCCCCGAAGGCGCTGCGCGTGGTCGTCCCCGCCGTCCTCGTCCTGACCTGGATCCCGGACCTGCTGCTGCTCACGGCGGGCGCCACCGTCGCCAACGTCGTCGGGCTGATGCTGATGCACCTGGTCGTCGCCACCGCGATCGTCACCGCGCTCCGCCCGACGCTGGAACCGGCCGAAACCGGCGCCCGGCTAGCTCACCACGAGAACGGTGTGTGAACCCAGCCTGCCCTTTTCCGGCTCCCGCGTGGCCTGACCGGCGGCCACCGCGGCGGTCAGCGCGCCGACGGCGTCCTCGGCCCGGTAGATCGTCTCGAGCAGGGTGAACCGCTGCAGCTCGGCGACTGTGCGGGGACCCCGCCGGGCCAGTTCCGCCAGCAGCGCGCGGCGCAACGGCAGCAGCTGCGGGGTCAACGAGATGTCGACCAGCGTGCGCTCGGCGTCGTACGGGTCGCGGTAGCGGATGCCCGCGAACTCGTCCACCGCCCACAGCTCGGTCTTGAACGTGGCGAGGTGCCTGCTGTCCGCCGTCGCGAAGACGAGCGTCCGCGCGGCACCGTCCTCGGCCACCAGGTCGACGGCCACCGCGCAGCCGAGCCCCGCCGCCCGCAGCCGGTCCCGGTGGTCCGAGCCCGGTTCGGCCACGAGCAGCACCTCGTGCGCCTTGCCCCGCACCAGCGACGGCGGCCAGGGGCCGGACAGGTGCGCCAGCATCGGCCCCGCCACGTCGAGCGCACCCAGCTCGGCGACGCTCCGGACGACCAGCCCCGGCGGAGTCCCGTCCGGCGCCACCCGGCCGACGAACACCGCCTCCAGGCGGTGGCCGGCGAGGCGGTCGGCGAACTCGCCGAACACGCGCAGGGCATCGGCGGCGAAGTCGCCGCACTCGACGTACGTGCCGCCACGCTGCGACCGCAGCACGGTCGCGGTCCAGGCGTCGAGGTACCGCACCAGCACGTCACGCTCGACGGAACCGTGCGGGTCAGGGCGCCGGACGCGCTCGGCCACGCTTCCGGTTGTACCGCACTCGCGCGCCCGGGACCAGCCGCGGGACCGCCCTACCCCAGGCTTTCGTACGGATCCGCCGGCGCCGCGACCGGCCGGGCCGACCCGACCTCGACGAACGGGATGGTTCCCCCGTTCACCGGGTCCTGCACCGCCTGCGCCGAGTACGCACCGGTGATCTCGAACCACGAGTCCGGCTGCAGCACCGGCGGCACCCGCCCGGTCAAGCCGACCTTCACCGGCTGGGCGTCCGCCGCGCAGCAGTTCAGCAGCATGCGGACCAGGTACGGCACTCCCGCGTGGTCGAACGCCACGAACCCGGTCAACGTCACCGTGCGGCCGGCCAGCGAGCGGCCGTGGTCGTAGACCGCGCGGTCCGCGTAGTCGATCACCGTCAGGCTGACCGGGTTCCCCGCCGGGAGCGGGGCGACGATCCGGGGGGACGTCACGGCCGTGCCGGTGCGCATCGCGCTGTAGGACCCCAGCGCCGGCGGTGCCGCGAGGATCAGCGCGAACACCGGCAGCACCAGCAGCCACGACACCCGGGGTCCGGGGTGCCCGCGCGGGCGGCGGCGCGCGTACCAGGCCGTCGCGACGGCCGCGAGCACCAGCACCGCCCCCGCCGCCAGCACCAGCGGCTGCAGCCCGGCCTTGACGTACCGCAGGTACAGCCCGCTCACGCCCGCGTGGAGCAGGACGCCGCCGAGGAGGAACAGCAGGATCGCCTGCACCGTCCGGTTCACAGCAGCACCGCCCCGGTCAGCACCGCCGCCGTCACGGCCACGGCGAACGTCACCGGCGCGAACCGCAGCGCGAACCCGCGGCCGAACGTGGCCGCCTGCATGCCGAACAGCTTCAGGTCGATCATCGGGCCGACGACCAGGAACGCCAGGCGTGCCGTCGGCGAGAACTGCGTCAGCGACGCCGCCACGAACGCGTCGGCCTCCGAACAGATCGACAGCAGCACCGCGAGCACGGCCAGTGCCAGGACCGCCACGACCGGGTGGCCTGCCGCGGCGTGCAGCCAGCCCGCCGGCACCACGGCCTTGAGCGTCGCCGCCGCCATCGCGCCGCCGACCAGGAACCCGCCCGCGTGCAGCACGTCGTGCCGCACCGATCCCCAGAACGCTTCTCCCCGGCCGCCGCCCTCGCCGTGGTCGTGCGGGCGGGGCCGCAGCCAGTCCGGACGGCCGAGCCGCTGCCACAGCCAGCCCATCACGCACGCCGCCGCGAGGCTCGCCGCGAACCGGGCGACGACCATCCGCGGCTGCCCGGGGAACGCGACCGCCGTCGCCGTCAGCACCACCGGGTTGATCGCCGGCGCCGACAGCAGGAACGCCACCGCGGCCGACGGCCGGACGCCGCCGCGGACCAGCGCGCCGGCCACCGGCACCGACGCGCATTCGCAGCCGGGCAGGACCGCCCCGGCCAGGCCGGCGACCGGCACGGCCAGCGCGGGCCGGTGCGGCAGCACGCGGGTGAAGACCGACGGCGGCACGAACACCGCGAGCGCGGCCGAGAGCAGCACGCCGACGACCAGGAACGGCAGCGCCTGCACGACCACCGCCACGAACACCGTCAGCCAGCTCTGCATGACCGGAGCGGACAACAGCCGCCGGACCGGGCCCTGCGCCAGGAATCCGACCAACAGGACCAACGTCAGGACGAGGACGGGATCGACGTTCCAGCCCGGCTCCTCCCGGTCCCGGCGGCCGGCGCCGCGCCGTGCTTCGTCGATGGCA belongs to Amycolatopsis tolypomycina and includes:
- a CDS encoding TetR/AcrR family transcriptional regulator, which encodes MTSAAAVRRRTPADKFEDRRRELADAALLALADLGYARTSLRTIAEHTKFSHGLLHYYFADKVELITYCVRRYKAACVQRYEGGVGEAATAAELAAACADGLATALGEAPLMHRMWYDLRTQSLFEPAFREDVAEIDDSLRDMIWRNVSAYAGLAGAEPTCSEADAYALFDGLFQQALLRHLAGEETALDDLRRGVRELFPRLVG
- a CDS encoding lactate utilization protein B, whose protein sequence is MPAFPAAAREALADTQLRRNLAHATGTIRAKRAAVVGEVGEWEELRLAGAAIKDNTLRRLDEHLLTLEAALQARGTTVHWARDAREACDIVARIARDHGVDEVVKVKSMATQEIGLNEALAEHGVTAWETDLAELIVQLGDDLPSHILVPAIHRNRAEIREIFRREMAAAGRPAPDGLTDDPAELAGAARLHLREKFLRAKMAVSGANFAVAESGTLVVVESEGNGRMCLTLPEVLVSVVGIEKIVPTWADLDVFLQLLPRSSTGERMNPYTSTWSGVVPGDGPREMHVVLLDNGRSRALADEVGRQALRCIRCSACLNVCPVYERTGGHAYGSVYPGPIGAILNPLLKGVGVDEQTDSLPYASSLCGACFEACPVRIDIPEVLVHLRSQVVDAHRGGVPKPEAVAMKAAAWTLSDARRLGLAERGLGAANRVLTRFGRRVLPGGRRALARLPWPGALWTDSRDLPAPPRESFRAWWRRGGR
- a CDS encoding permease, giving the protein MTAIDEARRGAGRRDREEPGWNVDPVLVLTLVLLVGFLAQGPVRRLLSAPVMQSWLTVFVAVVVQALPFLVVGVLLSAALAVFVPPSVFTRVLPHRPALAVPVAGLAGAVLPGCECASVPVAGALVRGGVRPSAAVAFLLSAPAINPVVLTATAVAFPGQPRMVVARFAASLAAACVMGWLWQRLGRPDWLRPRPHDHGEGGGRGEAFWGSVRHDVLHAGGFLVGGAMAAATLKAVVPAGWLHAAAGHPVVAVLALAVLAVLLSICSEADAFVAASLTQFSPTARLAFLVVGPMIDLKLFGMQAATFGRGFALRFAPVTFAVAVTAAVLTGAVLL
- a CDS encoding DUF6069 family protein, with product MSPTPKTAIRLGFALLAAAVANTVIALAATALDDGGIHMGLSPAIYLPFTAVGLLLGAVGWFVLARTAPKALRVVVPAVLVLTWIPDLLLLTAGATVANVVGLMLMHLVVATAIVTALRPTLEPAETGARLAHHENGV
- a CDS encoding TIGR03943 family putative permease subunit produces the protein MNRTVQAILLFLLGGVLLHAGVSGLYLRYVKAGLQPLVLAAGAVLVLAAVATAWYARRRPRGHPGPRVSWLLVLPVFALILAAPPALGSYSAMRTGTAVTSPRIVAPLPAGNPVSLTVIDYADRAVYDHGRSLAGRTVTLTGFVAFDHAGVPYLVRMLLNCCAADAQPVKVGLTGRVPPVLQPDSWFEITGAYSAQAVQDPVNGGTIPFVEVGSARPVAAPADPYESLG
- a CDS encoding MarR family winged helix-turn-helix transcriptional regulator, translated to MSDEEQVRWLDEDERHAWINLAKILLTLPGTLESQLLRDADLTLLGYMILARLSAVPGQSLRMSEIAEMANGSLPRISHAVARLEDRGWVVREVCTGQGRRFTTATLTEAGLAHLTASAPGHVETVRRLVIDPLGEDFLRVGLAVERVLENMGVPTEILKPR
- a CDS encoding LutC/YkgG family protein, encoding MTAREEILAAVRGALRTADRTEAAVPRGYRTAVADVELFAERVVDYRATLTRCTAAELPDTIRAALGPARKVLVPAGFPVDVGGSPPPATTAELAEFDAVVTTAALGIATTGTIVLDHGPGQGRRALSLVPDVHVCVLREDRIVPGVPEAVAALDPARPQTWISGPSATSDIELTRVEGVHGPRTLHIIVVSGGS
- a CDS encoding acyl-CoA synthetase, producing MSLFFYLEKGASLDPGAPCLTLDGVSRGYGEVVELAEAVARALRRSGVAPGDKVGVLSANDPTAFTCVFGISRAGAVWCPINPRNAAGENAELLDLFDCTTLVFQPAFEDLVRKIAPQLPKLTTLVRLGDGDDFAPGFDAWLDAAREDPPVAADPPGDVVALVGTGGTTGRPKGVMLTGRNLETMSAITLMSYPFESRPVYLALAPLTHAAGVLCFPVLARGGEVVIMAKPDVGEFLALIERHRVTHTFLPPTLIYLVLGHEALDTTDLSSLQCFWYGAAPMSTARLAEALDRIGPMAQLFGQSEAPMMISTLSPAEHRRPDGTVHTGRLASAGRPSPLVTVAILDGDGNAVPQGERGEICVRGSLVMAGYYRNPDASAEASAHGWHHTGDIGFLDGEGFLHIVDRAKDMVITGGFNVYSAEVEQAVLAHDAVRDCAVIGLPDDKWGERVTAVVQLRPGRELDRAELIAFVKDRIGSVKAPKQIEIWPDLPRSTVGKVLKTEIRTTLTAR
- a CDS encoding (Fe-S)-binding protein, coding for MKVAVLVTCINDALFPDTGKAVFRLLRRLGVDADFPEAQTCCGQPMVNTGYLDEAVPVVRTFTEAFAGYDHVVTPSGSCAGSARHQHRLVARRAGEPRLAETGPKVHELSEFLVDVLGVTDVGASFPHRVTYHPTCHSLRMLGVADKPLRLLRAVRGIDLVELPAAEECCGFGGTFAVKNAETSTAMGADKARHVRATGAEVLVAGDNSCLLHIGGLLSRQRSGVRVLHLADVLASTEEDA